ATGCACGTAGCCCAGGGCAGTGATGGCGGCGTGGACTTTTTCAATCGTCGCCTCTGAGATCTTTCCTTTTTGACGCAGAACCAGCGAGACGGTAGAAACAGATACCCCTGCCTCTCTGGCGACATCTATGATGCTGACCTTCTTCACATCTTCTCCCTGAAATGCCTGATAAGACAACGCCTCCCGTAAGAGTACAGGAGACGTGTCGGTCAGGCAGCTTATTATTTACCGATCATGGTCGACATCGTCTGGGCGATAAACTGCGCCCGGGCGCCAAAGATAACCTGAATACCGGAGTCGCCGACAAAGACCACGCCGCGGGCGCCGAGGCCGTTCAGACCGTCCTTATCCACCATGTCGCTCTTCGCCACTTCCAGACGCAGACGGGTGATGCAGGAGCCCACAGAGTCGATGTTCTGCGCCCCGCCCAGCAGGCCGATGATCTCGGTGGCGATTTCGGTGTCGGTTTTATCATCCGCGTTGGCCGTCACGTCGGTGCGGCCCGGCGTTTTCACGTCGAAACGACGGATCACGAAGCGGAAGGTGAAGTAGTAAATCAGCGCCATCGGAATACCGATGATAATGGCGTTCAGGAAGTTGGTCTGATAGCCGTTAAACGACGGCAGGATCCCGAACGACAGGTAGTCGATAAAGCCAGCGGAGAAGGATTTGGCGATGTGCGCATGCAGCAGGTACATGGTCATGTACGCCAGGCCCGCCATAATGGCGTTAAAGACATACAGGATTGGCGCCACGAAGATAAAGGTGAACTCGACCGGCTCGGTGATCCCCGTCAGGAAGCAGGTCAGCGCCGCAGAGAACAGGATACCGGCGGCAATCTTTTTGTTTTTGGTGTGCGCTTCGTGGTACATCGCCAGACAGGCCGCAGGCAGGGCAAACAGCATCAGCGGGAATTCGCCCTGCATGAACTTACCGGCGTTCTGATAGGTGTCGCTGCTGAAGGATTTCACCCCTTCTTCCAGCATCTTGAACCAGATGGTCTGGTCGCCGTGGATCACCTGGCCCGCCTGGGTGGTGTAATCCCCGAACGAGTACCAGAAGGAGGGATACCAGATGTGGTGCAGACCCAGCGGGATCAGCGCGCGTTCCACCAGACCGAAGATAAAGGTCGAGGCTGCCTGGTTATCGCCGTTCACAATCACCGACAGCGCGTCGATACCGGCCTGGATATGCTGCCAGACGTACGGCAGCAGCAGACCCATCACAAACGCCAGGAACGCCGTGGCAATGGCGACAAAACGCTTCCCGGAGAAGAAGCCGAGGAACTCCGGCAGCTGCATGGTGTGGAAGCGGTTATAACACCACGCGGCGAGGATCCCGCACAGCAGGCCGCCAAAGACGCCCATCTGCAGCGTCGGGATGCCCACCACCATGGCGTATTTCCCGCCCTGGGAGGCCATCTCCGGCGTGATGCCGAGTACGGTGCCGATGGTGATGTTGGTGACGAACACCGCCACCGCCGCCGACAGCGCCGCAATACCGGATTCAGATGCCAGACCGACGGCCGAGCCGATGGCGAACAGCATCGGCAGGTTATCAAAAATAACGCCGCCCGCGTTCATCATCAGCGGCAGATGGAATTTATCGCCGAAAGCCAACAACAGGCCCGCAGCGGGAAGCAGCGAGATCGGCAGCATTAACGCGCGACCAATCATCGACAGTTTTGACAACGATTTAACAAACCCTGACATCAGACCCATGCTGATTTCCCCCGAGTACGCTCTGTGAGCGCTATTATAGTGAGTAGAACGTTTTAGTAGAACGTTCTACTTATCGTGAGGAAAGCCTGAAATTCGCGCAACTTAATTTTCACATTTCAACAGATGAAATAGTGATTATTTGAAGTTGATCGATAATTAACCGCGATAGGGGTGGGGGAATGTTGAGGAAAATTGCCGGGTGGCGGCTGGCGCCTTACCCGGCCTACCGACTCATGTAGGCCCGGCAAGCGAAGCACCGCCGGGCGTGCCAGATCGCTCAGGCAGTAACCGTAACGCTCTGACCTTCAAAACTCACGGTCTGCCCGGCAACGATTTTGCAGCGCTTACGGGTTTCTACCACGCCATCAACCTTGACCAGACCGTCGGCAATAACGATCTTGGCCTGGGCGCCGCTTTCGCTCCAGCCTTCGAGCTTCAGCAGATCGCACAGCTCAACGTGCGGATGTTTACCTAATGAAAATGTCGCCATCTTACGCTTCCTCTACGTCGTGATACTCAACGCATGCCTGCAAAGTATTCTGAATCAGTGTTGCTACGGTCATCGGGCCTACGCCGCCCGGAACCGGAGTGATATAAGAGGCACGTGCGGCGGCATCTTCATACACCACGTCGCCGACCACTTTGCCGCTCTCGAGACGGTTAATCCCCACGTCCACGACAATTGCCCCTTCCTTAATCCACTCACCCGGAATAAAGCCCGGCTTACCGACCGCCACGATCAGCAGGTCGGCATTTTCGACGTGCTGGCGCAGATTCTTGGTAAAGCGGTGGGTGACCGTAGTGGTGCAGCCAGCGAGCAGCAGTTCCATGCTCATCGGGCGACCGACGATATTGGAGGCGCCAATGACCACGGCGTTCAGGCCGTAGGTGTCGATATTGTAACGCTCCAGCAGGGTGACGATGCCGCGCGGCGTACACGGACGCAGGCGAGGCGCACGCTGGCACAGGCGGCCCACGTTATACGGGTGGAAACCGTCGACGTCTTTGTCTGGCGCAATACGTTCCAGCACCTTCACGTTGTCGATGCCC
This DNA window, taken from Leclercia adecarboxylata, encodes the following:
- a CDS encoding PTS transporter subunit EIIC — translated: MGLMSGFVKSLSKLSMIGRALMLPISLLPAAGLLLAFGDKFHLPLMMNAGGVIFDNLPMLFAIGSAVGLASESGIAALSAAVAVFVTNITIGTVLGITPEMASQGGKYAMVVGIPTLQMGVFGGLLCGILAAWCYNRFHTMQLPEFLGFFSGKRFVAIATAFLAFVMGLLLPYVWQHIQAGIDALSVIVNGDNQAASTFIFGLVERALIPLGLHHIWYPSFWYSFGDYTTQAGQVIHGDQTIWFKMLEEGVKSFSSDTYQNAGKFMQGEFPLMLFALPAACLAMYHEAHTKNKKIAAGILFSAALTCFLTGITEPVEFTFIFVAPILYVFNAIMAGLAYMTMYLLHAHIAKSFSAGFIDYLSFGILPSFNGYQTNFLNAIIIGIPMALIYYFTFRFVIRRFDVKTPGRTDVTANADDKTDTEIATEIIGLLGGAQNIDSVGSCITRLRLEVAKSDMVDKDGLNGLGARGVVFVGDSGIQVIFGARAQFIAQTMSTMIGK
- the ybcJ gene encoding ribosome-associated protein YbcJ — its product is MATFSLGKHPHVELCDLLKLEGWSESGAQAKIVIADGLVKVDGVVETRKRCKIVAGQTVSFEGQSVTVTA
- the folD gene encoding bifunctional methylenetetrahydrofolate dehydrogenase/methenyltetrahydrofolate cyclohydrolase FolD produces the protein MAAKIIDGKTIAQQVRSEVAEKVAARRAAGKRAPGLAVVLVGSNPASQIYVGSKRKACEEVGFLSRSYDLPETTSEAELLELIDTLNADKEIDGILVQLPLPAGIDNVKVLERIAPDKDVDGFHPYNVGRLCQRAPRLRPCTPRGIVTLLERYNIDTYGLNAVVIGASNIVGRPMSMELLLAGCTTTVTHRFTKNLRQHVENADLLIVAVGKPGFIPGEWIKEGAIVVDVGINRLESGKVVGDVVYEDAAARASYITPVPGGVGPMTVATLIQNTLQACVEYHDVEEA